One genomic segment of [Phormidium] sp. ETS-05 includes these proteins:
- a CDS encoding FG-GAP-like repeat-containing protein codes for MQKLHQITQTQIYANPHPTGNPAKGGTWELKQILPCTPAKASPRPSPKEGEGELPPAPCPLPPAPKPHTPHHLPHTLNFAPHTTFAVGGGPVSVTSGDFNGDGHLDLAVANVDSDNVSLLLGNGSGSFNPTPPLPWEAFRIPSPLETSTAMATWT; via the coding sequence CTGCAAAAACTGCACCAAATCACCCAAACCCAAATCTACGCCAACCCCCACCCCACCGGCAACCCAGCCAAAGGCGGCACCTGGGAACTGAAACAAATTCTCCCCTGCACCCCTGCTAAAGCCTCACCCCGTCCCTCTCCCAAGGAGGGAGAGGGGGAATTGCCCCCTGCCCCCTGCCCCCTGCCCCCTGCTCCTAAACCCCACACCCCTCACCACCTCCCCCACACCCTCAACTTCGCCCCCCACACCACCTTTGCCGTGGGAGGCGGTCCGGTTTCCGTCACCTCTGGAGACTTCAACGGCGATGGCCACCTGGACTTAGCCGTAGCGAACGTTGACAGCGACAACGTCTCACTGCTGCTGGGGAACGGCAGTGGCAGTTTTAACCCCACACCACCTTTGCCGTGGGAAGCCTTCCGAATTCCATCACCCCTGGAGACTTCAACGGCGATGGCAACCTGGACTTAG